The DNA region ATCATTCCTATGTTTATATACACTTTAACACTCCCCGATACTTGTACTTAAGGCGGTGTGCAGGTGTGAATTAATAATGACACGCCTTTGTTACACATggctgtttttattattattattattattattattattattattattattattattattattattattattattattataaaagagCAAAAGAGTGGGAATCCAAAATTTCACACTAACAGATTGCTAAACCCAAATTTGAGATGATATAAGGAACGGCGCCCAAATCCTTATTCTCCCTTGCGAGACTCCATTTGAACCTACCTCCAGCGGTGTCTCACACAGTCCCACGCCCCCTCCTGACGAAGGCCTGAAACCTATTGCTTCTCTCGTCGATCGCATTCATTCCACTACAAAGGACTGCACTCCCGTCTTCTCGTCTGCGGTAAGGGTTCCTCCTCCCATTATTTTTTGTGTTCTTATTTTAACTGAAGCAAGAGTTTACCTGGACATGGCAACATGCATGGCTGATATAATTTGCTCATAAATGACCCGGGGGTATAGTTCATGAACCTGCATTGTCACAGGAGCATGTTGCTAAAAATGCCTTTGTTATTGGAAACCTCGTAATTCTGCAGATttcatagaaataaaaataacaggGATTATAAAACAAGTATTGAGTCTCATGAGCTGCTTGAGATTATGAAATCCGATATAACAACTATGGACCATGACTACTTTTATtcctttttgtgttcttgttggtGTCAGGATTTTAAGATAGCCCGGAAAGGTCGATTCACAAAAAGATCAAAGTTTGGACCAGGGTTTCAGCAACCTCAAGGGGGAGCGAATGCCACTTCAGACTCCCACCATGATGGCTCTGAAATTCACTCGAACAGTGGGGATAGTGTCCCTGCAAGCGGTGATAGTGTCCCCGCTACTTCACGCCCTTTCCATCCCCCGCGAAGTGAACCAAGGCCTGCTCCACAGATGAGCCCACACAGTGTCCGGAACTCGTTGCCAGACCATCTAAGCTTGGACGCTAATGCAGATGAGGAAACTCTTCTTGATGAAGAAGTTGACAACCTTCATGATGCTTCTGGAACTCAGATTCGCAGAGGACGCAAGACTACCGAATTTTGGGCGGTTAGGACCATTGGTatggtatttatttattttttctttcatcaaCATAACTTAGGCTCCATCCATTATTAACTTACAATATACTCTAATTCGATTATTCCAAAATATATTATGTGGgctatcaaaatattttaaaagaattctTAATTATTACCCTAATTTAATTATTGCCTCCcacatttaaaattaattttaagtttgTCATTGTACTTAGTTTTTTACAATAAAAGTCAAGcagtttttgttaaatttttttcaagtgctGCAATTCTGTACCAATTTAAACATGTTTTATGCTGGTCTGATCCATCATGCTTTCTTTGCTAGGCGCACAATAAAGTATTATGTTGaaattattatgttatataaaaaatttctgACATGCTGTTTACAACGTAAATGATATGTTTGGCTTATAGATTCTGACGGCACAATCAAGCCGGCAAAACTAAGTGTGAGGGAGGCTATGAAACGGCCTAACGGTAGGAAGATCGTGCTTAGGTTCAACAATGCAAAGCAAGCTATTGGGGACGAAGCTGGAGTGTTGAGTGGCGTGCTTGGTTTACTGGGATCTGATTTTGGAAATTTTCCCATTTGTAGAACAAGTTGGCGTGAGATTACCACGAAAGACAAGGTCTATAACGAATGTGTCAAGGTAAAAGTTTATACCCCGGCTAAATTAAATTTGCTTATTTTTAcaattattgattattattattatctgtgTAGCAAATATTCCACTTTGATGAAGACAGCGAAGGacttataaagaaaaatattttgaaaagtatgGGAAAGTCTTGGAAGGAAACAAAGCTGAGGTTGTATGACCGTTTTTATGAGCCAACATTCACGACTGAACAAAATCTTGAGAATCGGCCGCCGGGAATTGATCGAGAGCATTGGAGATGGTACCTTGACTATCGCGCCAAACCTGAGACGAAGGTAATATACTGTATCGTTGTTACACAAGAATACCAATTATGTTGCATTGAGTCCTTTTCTATCAGATTCTAATCGCCCTTTGTCTTGGATGGACCAATAGGAGAAGTGCAAGAAAAACGCGGTCAATCGATCAAAACAACAATATACTCACACTGGCGGCTCGAAAAGCTTCGCACGGCGGATGGAAGAAGAGGTACTCTACttgttttatttagttattgaaCTATCTCTATGATTtaattttcattgattttgtgaaaaATTTCAATTCGAAAACTTTGTTATTACAGTCGGAAGAACAAGGAAATATGGTCGGTAAAGGGGAGTTGTGGATCAAGGTGCACAAGAAAAAGGATGGCTCATATATCAATGATGAAGCGAGAGCAATTGGTGTAAGTATTACTCGTTAATTGCAGCCtgtattttgaataattttttaatttataacgaCTAAGATATTTgagaactaattttaaaaaattagtgatctttcaaaaacaaatttcactATTAACTCAATCTTTTATTCAATGTCTGGCGGTATCCAATTATTTACATTACATATATCTAAAGTATTAAGGATATGAATAAGTGCAGACAATAGTTAGTTGGGCACACGTGCTTATTATTACCATGCATTACATCCATGTCAGGTTGAAATTAAATATCTTCGaagcaaaaatattttgtgtgatTTATTAACTGGTGTACTTATAGTATATTTATAATTAAGGTGATCTCTTTAAATTTCAATATTGAGAGCCGATGTGTTTGACTAGGTGTGCGAGGAGTTTTGGTGGATGTCACGGGAGTCTACCACCATATATGAGTTTGGTCTTTAGTTAATTTGTAGTCTTGCttgaacaaataaaataataatttaactaactATATTAACTTAATCTACTAGAATTCTTATTACTATAGCCACTTTCTATTTTTCTACGTAGAACCTACGGAAACCACTGCTGCTTCTCTGATCCACTATCATTAGCTTTACTTTGCATTTCATTTACtatcagaaatcaattttaatctttcaattgtttattatttttgttttcattagccTTTGGATTTTTTATTGATTGGGGATTATGtgtaattctaaatttttttgctgttatatttgtgtattttttatcATGATGTAAGTGATAAGTTAGTTGAGGAGATTGTTAATTTGTGTATGTAGGAAAGAATTGAAGAGATCGAGCAATAGGATGAGTCTTTTAGAATGTTGTCTCAGAATGATTCCATTGCTCAAGTTTTCGGAAAAGAGAAACCGGGTAGAGTACGTGGTATGGGATCTGGACCGACTCCTAGCCAACTCTTCGGTCCGAATTCACATGCATATGGCAACGGAGTCCAACAAGAGGAGACCCAGAGGAAGATGCTTGAACTGCAGGCAGAGCTGGAAGGCGAGAAGTTGAAGAGAAAGGCGATGGAGGATGAGGCAGCATCAGATAAGAAAAAATTGAAGGCGATGGAGAGTGCTCTGATTTATCTGTTTCAACGGCAGGGTGAGGAGCTTCCCCCAGAAATCGCTGCAGGGATGAGTTTCGTGGAATGATAGAGTGAAAATAGAATATTAGGTTTGGAGTTATTTTGCATTGAAGCAAACATTTTATTGGATTAGACTGAGCAACTCTACAGAATAGATTTATTTACTTCGTATTTTGATGAATATATAACTTTGTTTTGCTTATATAGTCAATTTTGTTTTTGCTACAAGTTTAGCttctatttttgttgaaaatactcactcttaaaataataataaatataaaaaattaaaaaaataatccaataatactTTAAATAAATTGGGGGGGTTTTTTTGAATGAccgaaatttctttttttttttttccttaaattggcggcggttttaaaccgccttTGTTTGGATTTATAGATTGTAAAAACTTTCGGATTTGGCGGCGGTTTGCAACCGCCGGCAACATTGAGTGAAACTAGTGACctatttagcggcggttttagaCCGCCCTTAAACTAGTTTCAACTTGGGCATATTGTGATAACTTGCGGCGGTTCGAAAACCACCGCTAAATATGAAGTAAACCGTGTCAGAGTCATTTGGCGGCGGTTTTATATTGTGTGccgcaaaaatttgattttgtggCGGTTATACCGGCGGTTTGTGAAAACTGCCGCCAAACGCAATCCCGGCGCCCATGTCCATGGCGATCATGTTAACCGCCGGAATTTGTTTTTGCGGCGGTTTAGAACCGCCGCTAATGAAGAAAAAAAACGCCGCCAATTCCCGCCTCTCTTGTAGTGCCATATCATTTGGAAGAACGCCATTTATGGACTAAATTTTGTGTGACACTTGTGAATTGGGCCAGCTGATTTCATAGGTGCCCTATAAAAAATGACATACTTTTTTAAAATGCTTTTATCAAATAAGCATTTTGAAGATTAATGTATTGTTAAtagttatataaataaattaaaaaaaaacttattactACATTTTACCTACCAAAAGATGAAATGGTTCTGAAATTGTCATACTCGTTGAAGGCGATGCCATATCTGATGGCAATTCAAGATAAATATCTTCAGACCTTTTTGAACCTTTTTTCCAGTCAATGCATGAATGTCTATTATTATATAGTCATATATTATTGCATGCAATAATGCAATAATAACCAGCAGAGATCAATCTGTATATACAGTATATGGGATcttcaaataataaatatatcttCACTATGAGTAGATAATTTCACAGTTGATATTGTCTTATGTGCCTCAATTCTTTAGGTTTGACTATTATTACTGTTGATGGTAGatatttataaacaaattaaaacaattattatatatattgttattaaataaatttttatgttttctcttagCATATAATATTTTCTTATATTATCCAATCaaacctaaaattgaattatACTATAAACAATTAATTTCCAATCTCAGTacattaaaaaacaaaaacaaaaaaacagaaaCGTCATTTTCTGATATTTACATTTACCAGGCAAAGAGTATGCACTTTATTACTTTTAATGAATATTATAATCCTTCGTACAGTACAAGATCCTAGATTTAAGGTCAAATTGTCTCATTTCCTATCAGATATTTTAACACAATCATTGGTAATTATACGAAGAAAAATACAATGATCATTTATTTTCACTGCCGTTTCAAGTATGTAGTGGATaggaaaatggaaattaaataagGAGTGTCTCTGGATGTTTTTGTTTTTAGTAAATGAGTATCTCTGGACTCTGGAGTAGCCTTTGGGTAAAGTCCAAAAAGAAATATTTGGGTTCTTTCACCAAAAAAATGTTTGGGTTCTTAGTATCCAAAAACAAGTATGGGTTCTTCTGCGATTCtctcaaaatatatataaattgttCGGGTTTTATATGCAAAATAAGAGGTTGgaggacaaaaaaaattttccgtttatacttttagaaaccaaaatcatacttaaccccttatgtttattagatatttaaaattataaagatgttagtatttataaaaaatatataatccaATTCTAAGCGGGGCAGGATAGAAATTTATGACGACCTTAATAGGCGGGACGTGGCGGCTGACAAGGTGGGCGTGCCCGTTTGCCATCCCTATTTGTTGAGGTACTAAACTAAAGGAATTGGATTGATAGTttaaaataatgacaaaaaataataaattttaattattctctaatatttcttatattttaattagaCACACAATTTgttatttataaatatacataTTTTAATGTTACATATtagattgaaaaaaatttaaaaattagtagaatttattgttttttgttaatatttttagttattagttcAACACCTTTTGTCTAATAGTCCAATAATGTATTTTTAGCTTACGTCTTAATATTATAGCTAATTAttgccaaaaataataaatattggtgattttttagtattttttattgaattttattaaactaaaataataaaaaatatatttaaaagaattaaattttattatttttatcatcgataattaaaaaaagaataaaatatattattaaattattagataaaaaattaaactaaaaaattttaattaataattagataatagtaaaaaataataaatatttctcTATCCTATAAAAAGGCGAGTTAGGAAACAAATAGTATTTGTCAAATATCGAATCAGAGTAGTATTAGAATAGGACACCATGACAAAGACTGCAATGAGATCTTTTTTGTTTAAGTGAAATTTCTATTgttttggaaaaaatttgaaaataatattcaacgaaattatttttttaaaataattttttatttattttttttaattattatttattttcttttaagtcacaaaaaaaataccgAACCAGAGTAGGTTAGACTTTATCTTAGAACTTTTCAATAccacaaataaaattataaaagtgaaaacaaagtgtgACTGATAATAAAATGGGATGAAATAAATACCAAAATTTATCCCTACCTACTCCACATCTCTACTTTTTACTCTCACAAATTATATGTGCTACTCCTTTTACTGGGTATATATATAGTGCTGGATAGTCGATAGGGACATAATTCAGTTTATTCAAACATTCGTTCTATCTTCACAACCAAAATGCCAACAGAAAAAAAAACATCCATTTTGTTTTTTAGTTGGGTTGACCATTTTAAGGTTTACTCCTTTGAGTGTAATACAAGTAATTATCAATTAACATATTAAAATTGTCCTTCTTGACAATTTTTAAACCCAAACTAAGGTTTATATTTATGGaaagtttttaaatatatttcggtattttaaaaaattttaacagttaatcttaattatatatatatatattatatattttttataattaagattaacgattaaaaataactgaaatatatatttaaaaaattttctatatTCGTGAGTTGAAAAATGGTTTATTTTAGGTTattctactattattattattatcataaaatCACGGGTGGTTACGCGTTCGTGATTCACTGATTTGGAAGCATTTGGTGTGGCAATAATTTTGCACATTTAAAATTGTTATATCTTAACTCTATAATTTCGTATACTTTCCAGATGTGGACATGTTGATGACTTCTTTTTGGGGTTCAAATCCTTTCCTAGAATCCTCTATTTGTGGGTggtttctctctaatttttgttgtTAAGTGAAGCGTTTATCATTTGAGtaacaattataattatatttataaaaatgtataatttatagatttggatcctttaaaatttgaattttactttaaagagtaaagtgtgataTCTCACAATCTATCTCATaggtgggaccaaaaataaatatgaaaaaaaaattatttaaggataaaagatcacattttactctttaaagtaaaattcaaattttagagagTCCAAATCCATAATTTATATAATTGCATCTAACATAGAGCACTGCATGCAAGCTAAGGCACTGAATCTGAAAATGACATTGGCTAAGTTAAAACTAACATTATATTCATCTTCTCAATCTAATAATCCGAAGTATTTAAGAAAGGTATGTATAATTCCATTTAGTTATTAGAGAGGTGACACTGATTTCATGAAATGAATAAAGCCTGAGTATCAATTTATTATGAGTTAATGGTcgaattagtttttaaaagatgAGTTAGTTCtccaaatttatctttaaaattttttatcaattaaattaattttttagatattataaattaattatttttgttcttctatCACTCAATTAATAATTTTCGCCAATAATTCGTAATATAATACATACATGACATCTAATATGTCTAATTAGACGttaaacaaatatatttataaaaatctattaatttagtcaatttttccAATTCTATAAATCATAATTCTAATATAATCTAACGACACTAAATTAAtaactttttataaatatatttgttcaatatttaattagatattttagaTGTTATGTATGATCTGAATTAATGTTTCATGTTATTAATTGTTGACAAAAATTATTGATAGAGTAATcgaaagacaaaaataatttatttataatatttaaatgatcaatttaattaataaaatattttaaatataaatttaaaaaataaatcatctattatagactaatttaattattaactctAATTATTATAAATGTGGTTTGAAGTTATAGATGTCCAAAGTTAGGATGTTGATGGTGGAAAAGTGGGGAGTTAGGTATTGTAGTTTAGGGGGTGTGTAGAGCTAAGATGACGTATTGAGGAGATTGTTGTTATTTAGAGAACTGGTTAAAGAGATTTTGTTTGCCTATCAAAGTGGTGCTTCTTGCATTGCCATTACCAAGTTATTACTCCTATAACATTTGGCCTTGCGTTAAACAACTTATGGCAACATGAAACTCCCCACATAAAgtgcactttttatttttttgtgttggaGTACGCCTGGTATTTTCTAATAATATAGAATTAtggataattaatatatttttttatgagtaTCACAAATTTgagagatttttattttaaaaaaatataaatctgatctttagatttataatttaacattataaacattttgagacatataaATTAAACCCTTcgatttaggtttttttttttacccaaAATTTATTGTCAGTTTTTTACTTCTACCCAAAATTGATTATCATTTTTTTACTCTATCTAAAATCTGAccctctttaaaaaaaatatctccaTATTTATAACAAATATACCAATTCTTTATAATTATGCAAAACACATCTCTTTAATCCATTACCAAAAAAATTAGCCCACATAAAGGAggctattttatcttttttttttttaataaaatatcgtTTTTGTTTTCAACGTTTCGAGTAAGTCCTATTTGTAttcctaacatttaaatcgtcatatttgtattcctaacgtttataaaaatgattcaatgttatctgccgtcaattatactaacaaatcagatggtatttttcaattattcttacttaaatatattcattctcaattaggtctcacttgaatgtgttcgattttaatattgtacccactatttgtgtttaagTTCAATTTTGTACCTAAAAAAGTCAATTATGTCAATGTTGCAaagattagtttcaacttttgatgaactATTTTTCAGAGTGGATCATCGATTATTTTCCAAACATTTGTATTTCTAATTTCAAGAAAATATTTTCATAACTCAAATTAAAGCTCATTATGTGTAATTGACGATAGAATAATATTGAATCGCTTTTATAAATGTTAGGGATATAAATAGAATGATTTAAATATTAGAGATACAAATAAgacttattttaaatattaatgataaaaacaatattttaccttttttttttgaataaatcatTTGTGACTCTTATTATAGGGTGTGCCATCAACGTAACAACCAGTGGCTTGGAGGCTAAATTTTTTGGTAATACATTGAAAGAATGTGTTATGAAAAGTTATAGTTATGAaatgtttgtgtgttttttatgaatataaagataattttttttaaattaaaaactataaATCGAAAGCTCAGATTTGAGTGGAAGTAAAAAATTGAGGGTCAGATTTTGGATAGAAGTAAAAAACTGAGATTTGATTTTGGGTAGGAATAAAAAATTGAGAGTCGGttttaagtaaaaataaaaaaaatcaaaaatccaaattgaaggcttattcaaaaaaaattttagtattgaAATATATTTCTGACTCTTagatttgtaaattaaaaaaaaccatAAATTTAATCCTCAAATTTAtagtatttatataaaataaaaatacactaaatttttacattattaaaaaatactacttGTACTataataccaaaaataaaaagCCTGGCTTGAAAACTATATAGATTTTTAATGAGTTGGGACATGTTATGCTATAGCTGTGATGAGCTACAATCTTGAACCACTATGCTTCAATTAGTTTACTCGTAAGTTATGATGAGAAAATGTTGAATTCAAATAAATTACATTGTCATCAATATAatctttatattatattaaattattttaaatttagaatttaaattttaaagtttagaagttaaaatttataatttaaaatttaaatttaaaatttatattttagagttcaaaaaatattttttagtttggaTAAACagattaattaagttttttttttgaaaaaatagcttaaataataattggctatattaaaaataacttataaataaattattttgtatttgaatttttagttctaaaaatacttattttatagaaatgtggtaaaaaatagtagtattatgagagaagtcatttttttttaatttctctataaatttctaaatagcttcttagaaagttgtaatttgattttgaaaattgcataaaacattaatactactactttttataaggcaaaaatttaaaaaagttatttttaaacacttttagaactaaaaatttaaatacaaaataacttatttataagctactttttaatatagtcatttattatttaagctatttttttaaaaaaacttaattaaactatttatccAAATTGACTCTTAAAGTCTCTTAAACAAACCCTTAATTTTTTTAGAATGCATTAACATTCACTTTAAAAGATATTTATCAGGGCATAAAAATTTTACTTAAAGAgatataaatatatgataattttttaataaaaaaataaagtgaagtgaaaattaaaattataaattataactaatttttttaaaagatacatattatgcataatatttttattttttatttttttattattataaaaacaacaacattcatcttttattaaaaaatacttttcaaCGTATCATTACTTTGATTAGACTTGGAAGTTGGAAATGAAAATCCTAGTTCCAAGTGCTAGAAGCCTCTAAGCTGGTACATTAGGTTCCACGTGTTAATATCTGATAGGAGGAATACTAATGTTGCACAAGGAGTGGGTGGGCCAA from Arachis hypogaea cultivar Tifrunner chromosome 10, arahy.Tifrunner.gnm2.J5K5, whole genome shotgun sequence includes:
- the LOC112717224 gene encoding uncharacterized protein; the encoded protein is MQNGAQILILPCETPFEPTSSGVSHSPTPPPDEGLKPIASLVDRIHSTTKDCTPVFSSADFKIARKGRFTKRSKFGPGFQQPQGGANATSDSHHDGSEIHSNSGDSVPASGDSVPATSRPFHPPRSEPRPAPQMSPHSVRNSLPDHLSLDANADEETLLDEEVDNLHDASGTQIRRGRKTTEFWAVRTIDSDGTIKPAKLSVREAMKRPNGRKIVLRFNNAKQAIGDEAGVLSGVLGLLGSDFGNFPICRTSWREITTKDKVYNECVKQIFHFDEDSEGLIKKNILKSMGKSWKETKLRLYDRFYEPTFTTEQNLENRPPGIDREHWRWYLDYRAKPETKEKCKKNAVNRSKQQYTHTGGSKSFARRMEEESEEQGNMVGKGELWIKVHKKKDGSYINDEARAIGERIEEIEQ